TATTGGCCATCTTATTGAATGATGAAGCATAAATATTTATACCGTTGTCTTATATGAGACCGTCTTATACAAGAGTCTTAACGTCAGTCATTAGTAGCAACCGTCTTGTATAAGAGTCTTATATTGAATAAGAGTACTAAATAAGAGTTAATCGCAATCAtctgtttacctttgattaaaacacCTCTTACAGTGaatataaaaaataaacaaatgaccgagacggaaAGAGTATCACATAGAAAAATGTATTTATAATACTACCTTCATTTGAGTGCGTTTGTTTTGAAACCAAAACTTGATTTGAAGAGGCTCCAATGATAATCTACGGCTCAACTCTTTCCTTTGCTTATCATCAGGGTGAGGACATTCTTTGAAGAAGCTAATTTACATAAaaaaattaaccaattaataaaataaaattagatAATTGCTAAAATAATTAATGTACTATAATATGAAATTTCTTAATTAAGctaaaaaagatgaaaaaattaCTTCTCCATTTCTTGAATTTGATGTTGAGTGTGACGGTGGTATCGCTTCTTCTTAGGCCTTTGGTTTGGATCTTGATCATCTCCAGAAAGACCCTCTAAATTCTCGGTCGCAGATCGACTACTCTCAAATTCATCATTCATCATCTTCCCTAACTCAATGTCCTTATGGCTAGTCATGTCTAGCAAGGAATGGTGAGTCTCAAACATATTAGGTTGAAACATTTTTGTCACTTCTATGTCTCCACTCTTAATGAAGACTTAATTCTAAACCGATTTGGGGTCAGCTGACATAAACCTGAAACATTTATCGACCAACAAAAGAAAAATTAACAAGTTTGGATTAAATCAATCAAGATCTTAGGtttggaatgaataataatctcAAATTGGTGAACAAAAAAGGAGCAAATATTCCCATGTATAGTAAGAAATGATTTCTAAGATTAAGAAAGATGACATATCAAGGAACCCATCTTAGGTATACCACCAAACTCTAGGGATATATTAGCTAGAAAATTATTAAAGTAGTTAAATGTCAccaaaaaattaaatacaatGACAACCATAAAATAATTTAGGATCAGCTAACATGAATTCGACTGAATCAATGATTCGACTGACTAAGAATTTATGTTTGTACGTCGGTTTAATTTTACCTTAGACGAGAATTCAGATCCTTCTTCTAATCAATTCATATCTTCCATAAACTCCGATCTACCAAAATAATAAAGATTGAGAATTATTTGAGAGTAAAGTAGTTGGATAGTACTAAAGCAACTCACAAATTAAAAACCCTAGAACAAAATTTGTCGTTTTGTGCTTTTTAGGTTTCTCTTTCTTCTGAAATTTTGTGTGACTACTAGATTGACTCGTGTGATGTTATCTGGTTTTGTAAGAGAAATTACatcattaatttatttattttataattagtaattttattttaataattgattaaaaaatATGAGTAAGATCTTTTGACTAATGTTCAAACAAGTCAATTTTGACTAATGTCATAGATtattaaaagaaaaaacaaattGTAAAATAAGATCGTCGTAGAGTGTGAGACGGTCTGTTAATTGATTAAacgcttatttatttatttatttttaatgaaTGTATTTGTACAAAAAAGACCGTCTCAAACTATAAGACCGTCACATTCACgctttaaaaaaattaaataagaGACATTctagataaaataaaataattaattaaaagtgaATAATTAGTAAGTAAAGAGTTGACAGTGTGAAAAGGCCCTTTGACATAACGCAAATTCCAAGCCAACTTTTTccttatataaattaattaatgttTTTTTCAACACAGATTATAACGCCAATTACGAAGATCACCCTATTTTTAgcatttctctttctttttatAAAACGTAACGGATGAAATAGTTTTAGAATTTATTACTACAATTTGTAAATAATTTTCTAACGTTAagcaagacaaaaaaaaaaatcaataatctaaaacataaatGCAAAATGTGggaaaaatcaaacaaaaaattaaaaatgaaaggaaaaaaaattcTAAAAAGAGTTTTATGATAAAAATCACAAATGTAATAAcactaaaaataaaaaaaattccaaTAATTTACGGAGTTTATTTTCGCAGTAAGATTTTTACTAAGTACATTATTTTTTGCACTAATTTATTATAAGAGAAAGATAAATGACATAAAAAAAAGTTTAGTAGAATAATTTTGAACTTTTTGCCATGCATGCACATACATAAACAATAAcacaaaaataacataaataatcaAGAAAAATATGAACATGTTATATATACAATTATATAAAGAAAAGTATAGCATTACTTACAAAATTACTTGAAATAGTTGACAAAAATCTGGATCTAGATGCTTAGAAAATAAGGGAATTATTTGTATTTCATGTTTGAAGTGATGAAGAAGTATTATTTTTGGATTAAAAAGAGAGAAATTtggggaagaagatgaagaagaaggagaagaggcgtGAGGGAACAAAGGAGTAAATGCAAAGAGCGTATAGTTTAAGAGAGAGAAGAATAGAAGAAGAGTAGAGTGAGGTATTTGCAGTTTGTGCATTTATGGTGGTTTGGTTGTGTAAGGGTAACCTGTTTTTATTGCTCTTGTAGAGATGGATACTTTGTGGAATTACACAATTTTTGAATAACGTTTTTGTGTGGGAGAAGTTCTTGTGTAAGACGGTTTTGCAATAGCGTTCATATATATCTTTGTGGTGGGTAGTTTAATACAAGTCATATAGGCGAATATGATGTTTACGGGGTTTGAGCTCAGCTTATGAGTACTACCATCCCTTTTACCAGTCGAGCTAGTTGACATCTATACTGGAACAAAATGGGGTAGATATACTATTTATTTGACCATCTTtagacagtttttttttttttttttttttttggtgacgaggggttTAATCCCCCCGGGCCCAGGCATTCCAGCGTCACCACCTGGACTATGTAAACCACCCCACAGGGGCCGCCGTGATAACCGCATGCTTCTGCTTGTCCGTGGGTTCGAACACGGGACCTCGCAGTTCCTGCCATTGCAAGCTTTGAGGTTTCCCGAGTCTACCACTAGACTGCAGGCACTTGGTTATCTTTAGACAGTTTTATAAGAGGTTAATTAGAGGAATGCGAAAGTAAATTCTTCTCTTTTTTTCCCATTTTTTGTAGGTATTTTTGAATTTATATTTGAGTGATTCTGAATAGAGGTGGCAGTTGCAGAATCACCGATTGCAGTTAAAAATtgaatttgtaatgttgttgagTATCATtgaaaaaattgatttttttcattgctttttttttttttttttgattaggtaaaaaaactagattgatcctctagggtaggaccaacctatctcatcctttcgaatgagggaggtaagttgaagctaccgtctatcaaaccacctcgaaagagttggacatgaatgtccaacagaagccatgaagtcagcaaccttgttggcttcacgaaagcaatgtttaattatcacttcatcgaaaaaatgaagatctaatttcacatccttgataatactagaaatttcccacggaatttgccaagtacctcgaatcgagttaataacacataagttatcaccctccacaattaactttgagattcctaagtatttagctgctaaaataccttcttttaaagcaagtgcttccgcaacaaggatattATTGGATCCGCACATTTTTGCTCCCagcaaaacgactttaccattgtgatctcttatacaatatcctaaagcagctttattaccttctattctcgatccgtcaaaatttagctttaggaaaccgtttgtaggtttttcccaccaaatctcttcctttactagaattgtttctagctgactcttctacctcgagattgttgagatccttaaatctagtcacattccatgtcttagtgctattattacataaagtaataagtttgctgatacttaaattaacattattaaagataatatcatttctatggaaccatgcattccaccaaataaaaataatctttataaagtcatcttttggaattaaatccttgagataattaagtttcgttagaaaatTTTTACTTGTAATAGTTCCATAAattgacaaaaactcgttgaaactaataatgttcaggtctcggatgacagacccaatcaagggacattcgtaaaagaaattatctttgttttcaataggattgttgcacagaacacaatgaggtgggacatcaatatgactcttcTTGCTTCTACTTTTTCTTTGGAAGAAGCCAAACacagctttccaaagaaaaaaattcaatttagggggaatattcaatttccaaatccactgaaattcacatttgtcaaaaGCTTGATCGAAaaaaccttgcgctaaccaagttgctgttttggtagagaaatttccatctacggacaacccccaaatgagggtgtctggaatatcattatgtggcactggaatgttagtaatctgattaacaatatcgttattcactaaacTGGATAATTTACAAATATCCCATTGCTTGTCAGAgattatgaaatctttaaccaaaagattaagatcacggttattatcatcatcaaccaaactgcttgtaagtgggtgcgaaaaaacccaattatcagaccaaaacttaatgttgctTCCATTACCTACATGCCATCTCAGTCCTTTTCTAAATAGAGTCCGAAGACTCAttagtttacgccattgccaagaagaggctgcattaggcttatgatcaaagagtaaacaatttctcaaatattttttagataccactttaacccatatactttccttatccataagaattttccataaaagtttcatttgaagagatttattagctgcttcagaagatttaattcctaaaccaccaaccgattttggtaaacaaactttatgccaaccaaccAAATTAGGAGAACGTTGGGAAAGATTCTTATTCCAAAGAAAGTCTCTATTAATTTTATCTAATCTATTATGGATCgatgaagggaggaggaagcTTTGCATCTGAAAAGTTCCCTTCGCGGCTAAATTATCATTGACAAGAACTAGTCGACCTGCTTGAGACaaagaattcgctttccatttcgataattgagtgcaagaagattgaacaatgttctcgaaagtatttttagtcactctgctatcaattataggacatgcatcctaaatacttacccaaatgagcttcctcgttcatatGAAGAATGCCTCTAAAGGATTCACGAAGAGAACGCTCAATATTTTTAGTGTATTGCAAagtggatttgtcaaaattaacaaataaagtggATTTCTAGTGCATTGCTTTATTGAAAATTGATAGTCTATGTTAGCCCATAGGTTCAGTCACTATTTGTTGGGTGTTTTACTTATATTTTCTTAACTTTGTGTATGTACTTTTTCTGTGTCAAACATTCGATTTTTAACAGTTTCACTGTTTCACAATATAAAggttcttaattttttttttcaaatataatatgtTGTTACTTGTTAGTACATAAATACCACttgtttattttattaaaataataatttttttataTCTAGTTATGTTGTAAATCGTACGATTTTAAGTATTCTGCATGCATGTAAATCCACGGTTACCATCTTTTTTTATTAGTTCCGCGGAGACAATCTAGTAATCTAAAACACACTAAAATGTAAAAATTAACGAAAACAAAAATTAGTAATTATCGATTATGTGAGAGGTCAAACAATAAGCTTAGCATAAAGCCGTCCCATATAATAACTTGTAATCGTATTAGGGTAGGTTttcattctattttttttttttggtgaaatgtgagttgtATATATAAAAATGTGTCATAAACATACAAGTTTGGGAAACATATCAACTAAAGCAATTACATGAGTCCGACATCTTTAAGCCAATCTAGTTCAAGGATAGTAAGCTTTCGCCTATCTTTACCATGAATTCTCAACTTCATGTCAGCCACAATGTTTGTTGCAGCCTGCTGTGGTCGAAGAAGAACACCCTCATTCCTGCATTTATTACGATGGTGCCATACATGATAAATAGCTCATAAAATCAGTCCTGCCTTCACTCCCCTCTGCATCTTAGTGCCCGTGTCCTGTAAGCACCATGTCAGGCTGTTGCCAACTGGAAGAACTAAACCTGTTTTCTGTTGCAAGTGTTGGACAACCCTGAAACTATAAACACACCCAAAGAACAGGTGATCCAAGTCTTCGGGTGCCTGGCCACATAACCAGCAGCTGGCATCAATGTCCACCCCGTAACTGATCAGCTTTGTTTTGGTTTTGAAAGCTCCATGAGCAAGGATCCATCCCATGAATTGATGTTTTGGGATTACCCAATCATTCCAAATGACCTTATCCCAGCTCACCTTTGGACGGGACCCCATGAGCTAGTGATAGCAACTAGCAGTAGTGAATCCTACCCCCTGTAAATGCCATACCCCATTGGTATAAGCTGTAACCAAGTCTTGTTTAACCCTGCAAATTCTCCTCCAAACCCAGCTAGTGTTAGCCCCAGGTTTGTACGTCCACCAGTCCCTTCCTTTCAGGTAATTATGTTTCACCCAGTTGACCCATATAGTGTCTTTGTCCTCAGCAATCCAGTTGACCAGCTTGCCTATCAGTGCTTTGTTCATCATTTCCAGGTTATGAATCCCTAAACCGCCCTCTCCTTTGGGCTTGCACACTGTGTCCCAAGCCACCAGTGGGACTCTATGAAAGTCTGCACTGTTATCCCAAAGGAAATTTCTGCATACTGCATCCACTTTTGCAATGATACCCTTTGGAAGAACAAACAATGATGCCCAATAAGAGTGTAAGGTAGTCAGCACTGCTTTCACCAATACAAGTCGTCCAGCATATGAAAACTTTTTTGCTCCATATCCATGAATTCTATTACATATTTTCTCAACTAAGCACTCACAATCTTGCTTTTGTAGTCTAGTAGTCTGGATTGGCATGCCAAGATACTGAAATGGAAGCTTACCCTCAACAAAACCAGATACACTCAGGATATCATGTTTCAGATGGTCAGGTACCCCTCTGAAATAGGCATTAGACTTTGAAGCACTTATCTTTAGTCCCGTTGCTTTAGAGAAGGTAGAATAAGACTGGAGGAGCAGCATCATAGATTTTGCATCCCCATGGCAGAACAGGAGcacatcatctgcaaacatcaagtTTGCCAGTTGCACTTGCTTGCACATAGGATGAAATTTAAACTCAAATTTAGCAGCCGCATACTTAATAGTTCTGGTCAGGTATTCCATGCATAAGGTGAAAACAAGGGGGGAGAGAGGGTCTCCCTGCCTGAGGCCTCTTTTGCCCTggaaaaaaccaaacatttcccCATTGAGGGACAAGGAGTAGGATGCTGTTGAAATGCATTGCATCAGCATTTCCTGGAACTCCACAGGGAATCTGAGTTCTTCTAGGAGTTTTTTAACAAATGACCACTCCACCGTATCATATGCTTTTTGGAGATCAATTTTAAAAAGACATCTAGGAGATGCATTAGGTTTTTCATAGCATCTGATAAGATCTTGGCAGATAAGTATGTTCTCCTGTATGCTTCTTTTTTGAATAAACGCTCGGGGGAAtggggtgtgggtgtttggatacaatttcccttcaAATCTTActtattgtggagagattttgatgaGGCTTGGAGGAGGAAAATTGGATCCCTTCAGATCTCTCCtgctccatttccctccaccctcatttgttatccaaacaaggaTTTTAAATCCTCTACTCTATTTATGTACTTATATAGTTGTTGTGTATATATAGGTCTTCTCTCCCATACATGACAACCATTATCGAGCTGTATTATATTGTTTACGGTTTTTTTGGgtggattttttttttacttcatCAATGTGATCCATGCTTTTGTTTAttattgtaaaaaaaaattaccatCTTGTATTTTTTGCTGTTTGTATGTGGAGGATGCAGTAAATCCATTGGTATGGGGCGTATGGCTGAGGTGTTTTTGGGTTTGACTATTGATATTTGACAGCATCATAACTTTATTCATTTTCAACTATATCCACTACCCCATCTTTCAATGCCCTACACCCTCCCCCTCCTATAATAGTATTTCTCATATTGACAAGCAGTTGTTTTAACTTTTGACAGTGTCTTTTAAAAATGATGTCTAGTAAAAGTTGTGAAGCACCGAACTCAAATTAAAGGTTAATATCGGGATTGACATGACATGATTTAATTTTATCTAACCATTATCTCTAACTAATTGTATAACAATACACCTAAAACTGATCAGAATTTGAAATGATCTGATACAATCTAAATGTTTGCACACCCAATAACCCAAAATGTACTGAATTTGAACTTACCCGACCTACATCCAAATTTGTTGATATGTTTGTCAGGTTTACATGGAAGtttattttcaatttttaatCTAATTTTCAAATTTTACTTATAAACTTGTCGAGCAAATTTTTGTACACATCATTATTTACATCCTCTAATTAGAGATCGATTCGCGAATGTAATTGCTGATGCAATATCACTCTTCTCTCAAGGAAAAAATTTCAAGTAAGGATATTTCATTTGggatattatttttttttttttggtgacgagggggtttgtccccccgggcccatgcattcccgcaccaccacatggaccatgtaagccacccccttccgggggctgcagtggccaagtgatcctTGCCCCAGCTGGgagtcgaacctgggacctctcaactcctgcatttctgcaagctttaaggtttaacccagctaccactggactaTCATCATTTGGGATATTATGCCCCTTCTTTTGTAACCGAACTTTGTATGCTTGACATTATACCCGCTACTACGCTGCACTGATGATCTCCTAACCCGCTCTCTTAATGTAATTGAATTACAGAGTACCTTTTATTGGTTTTTAATGAAAGTTCAATTCCAAAAAAAAGTGTATATTTTTGTTGGTAATAAGAGGGATAAATTAAAGACGATCATCATAATTTAGGATAAGATATTTAAGTTGAGTCAAAACACCTTTTTTATGCCATTTTGATTGAGATACTAATAGTTTATCATGATCAGTTTTAAACTAAAGACATCACTCCTTAATACATAACTTACTAGCGTATCTGTCTTAGCTCAGTATAGTTCCAACATATGCCATATGTTATCTTAAGACCATCTCCAACAATGATCACTTCTCTTACACATCTCACTCTCTCTTATCACTTCTTACTCATTCACCTCATTATtcctcaacttttcaattttactcCTCCAACAATAATTTACATTTATTCCTCATCACTCTCTTTCTTCTTTTATCTCTCTTACTTTAACATACCCCACTTATTTTTTACATTAAAATGTATTTTCGTAATTTGTTCGGGTTTTCAACTCGATAATTAATCGACTTCAGTTTTATTATAGAAAAAAAAGTTAAAACGTCTATTAAAAAAAGAATATTTAAGAGAGTAAAGAAAATCAaagaaagaagataagaaaaagTGAGCGGATATATGTCAATACTACTACCTAtttgtagagaaaaaaaaaataaaaactataGTGCAATTAGTTTTTTTGAAAAATAATAATTACATATTAAATTTTGgtaaaaataaaaaataggtTAAAACTAATTAGTTGGGTAAATGTACATTGCACATCTACTTTTTGAGAATTATAAAATTGAAAAAGTAACAAAAGAGATGATATGGACAATGTTTCGCGCAGTGTTTCAATCCTGAAAAATTCTTGGGTACTCCTTGACCATGTCATTGTACGCCTTCACCTATTAACAACTGACACATGGCTAATGCTTattaaggaaataaaataaaaaataaaataaacaattagAGAAAATATTCTTTTCCATATGCCGCCAAAATGTATCACAAAGTTGGCGCTTAAATCATAGAAAACTCCCTAATTGATTCAGAATCTATAAAAAAGCTGCTCCACCACCGTAATTTcctgtaaaaaaaataaaaaaggaattAATTAGTCAATCATTTGTGGTGTTGTACTGCTCTCAAACTATTATGGAGTCAATATGTCATCCATTTGACAATTCTAGAGAGGTATGGTGCTTTTCTTTATgaaatttgtttatttattaaTGTGATTAACTATTGAGTATTGCATTTTTTTAATTTCTGGTTCTTTCTTGTATGcgttttaaaaaaattattttctaaaTCGCTAATAACTGCAGGCAAATGAAAAGATTCCGCAATTTAGAAGCTTAATTGGACAAGTAGTTTCGAACGAGGAGAATGCTTACGATTTATACAATGATTATGCTAATTTCGAAGTTGGATTTGGAATACGAGTCAATAAAACAAGAT
This sequence is a window from Silene latifolia isolate original U9 population chromosome 8, ASM4854445v1, whole genome shotgun sequence. Protein-coding genes within it:
- the LOC141597488 gene encoding uncharacterized protein LOC141597488; translation: MGSRPKVSWDKVIWNDWVIPKHQFMGWILAHGAFKTKTKLISYGVDIDASCWLCGQAPEDLDHLFFGCVYSFRVVQHLQQKTGLVLPVGNSLTWNEGVLLRPQQAATNIVADMKLRIHGKDRRKLTILELDWLKDVGLM